A part of Pectinophora gossypiella chromosome Z, ilPecGoss1.1, whole genome shotgun sequence genomic DNA contains:
- the LOC126380552 gene encoding transcription initiation factor TFIID subunit 3-like, giving the protein MSEQYAREILRRNVAQICQTIGWNGINSTPLDILVHILEKYIRTLGTQANRYAEQFNRTEPNLHDLGLVFRDLHVQLPELVEYTRSVPPVPSPVHIENFPKPKESNLNFLKPGSHEVVTRPMHVHEHLPPMYPEKERDTPAVAGTVEIHQNGIDNVDANNATSTSASTSTSPEISVTDSPEKPKDLFKRPTDPVSLPNSKRQRLRLDEEERTREISSVMMTMSGFLSPAREGKLPEARPPTMITEKHSEKHKTNSHHSNPAKAPVLEKSDKKSKKNKLLNGKIMKSKRKDKSHKGESSKSKDSSKSSKHPPGYLAKSKDQTANPLLPKVSPTPSKTAMPPPPAPTVTEPARPVIKQEPLDPPLQVAKNLVPGEEAIPVPRKIPISKSPLVSNPSPVTKYSPSSLIPETEIKKEITDEEEKLASQPDRSKINIFKRISNKSKEEKSSPEVVSEKVQSDSMISKEQNSTPDMSSETKTNENVRIKPEETVVNNNDTSAVDLSKEMDLRAHEVISIDDDSMDTYSHLQAKPGIVDHPSISVNKSLQLPYSKDVASVSPKIKKEKKHKDKKDKAAKLEAKLLKKQQQQLAYEMAQAEKPSPKPSKSSRPKNESKVPQMPPGFPFFPAMPSGRNLMPGPGLIPNPGLIPGSEFLAGLANNPALRGLPSSSLLSNPFSLAAGGPGLIPGSSFLPGNLGAGIPNPLMQMSNYTHSSRSSSVKIPPMLRRPSLEVIPVDNDEEREVSFHHKSPLQSRDKDRHDKHKSPTIPNILQKHKSKSHKDHKSSIFKMPPVQPDITIELNPPKLEPVRQEQPREPPVPIRSPTPEPVEPQLKPILPSEPIDMPAPAQVPQEKVHEHSEKKKDKSHKKDKKDKDGIKVKKKKVKKDKNKDKSEKKRVKEEKLEMKEKKEKKKKIKSGDGLVPKLTLKLGSSNSNSPMPPMPPSSPDVFKLNIKPVVKKEEEESSPMKDEPLSREHSRSPELAQISALVTRPPKPKHSKQNHITETEAQSSSPPSGSSPPRKNRPPSSHSKYKRILIKPLSKKGHFEDDMASMSDEPAASQPIPTTDKPIGPLPTPYYVDEQGNKIWVCPACGRPDNGSPMIGCDGCDGWYHWVCVGITEEPGATEDWFCKSCLAKRTAMVLAGVTTSGKKRGRKPKGEKVRDCN; this is encoded by the coding sequence ATGTCAGAGCAGTACGCCCGTGAGATACTGCGAAGGAATGTTGCGCAAATATGCCAAACCATAGGATGGAATGGAATTAACTCTACACCATTGGACATTCTGGTGCATATACTGGAGAAGTACATCCGGACACTTGGGACACAAGCTAACAGATATGCCGAACAATTTAACAGGACTGAGCCAAATCTACATGACTTAGGATTAGTGTTTCGTGATTTACATGTTCAGTTACCTGAACTAGTGGAATATACGCGCAGTGTTCCGCCTGTGCCATCGCCAGTCCATATTGAAAATTTCCCAAAACCAAAAGAATCAAATCTTAACTTCTTGAAACCTGGCAGCCATGAGGTTGTTACAAGGCCCATGCATGTGCATGAACATCTGCCTCCAATGTatcctgaaaaagaaagggatacACCTGCAGTTGCAGGTACAGTTGAAATTCATCAGAATGGCATTGATAATGTTGATGCTAATAATGCAACATCTACATCAGCATCGACGTCAACAAGTCCAGAAATATCTGTAACTGACAGCCCCGAGAAACCGAAAGATTTGTTCAAACGACCAACTGATCCTGTTTCACTACCAAACAGCAAAAGGCAGAGGTTACGATTAGATGAAGAAGAAAGGACGAGAGAAATCAGCAGTGTCATGATGACTATGTCTGGTTTTCTGTCACCTGCTCGAGAAGGCAAATTGCCAGAAGCTCGACCTCCTACTATGATAACAGAAAAACATTctgaaaaacataaaaccaatTCACATCATTCTAATCCTGCTAAAGCACCAGTTTTAGAGAAAAGTGATAAGAAATCTAAAAAGAATAAGTTATTGAATGGCAAGATTATGAAAAGTAAAAGGAAAGATAAGAGCCACAAAGGCGAAAGTAGTAAATCTAAAGATAGTAGCAAATCTAGCAAACATCCTCCTGGATATCTGGCAAAATCTAAGGATCAGACAGCTAACCCATTGTTACCAAAGGTGTCCCCAACACCTTCAAAGACAGCAATGCCCCCTCCACCAGCTCCTACAGTAACAGAACCTGCTAGACCAGTCATTAAACAGGAACCTCTTGATCCACCACTGCAAGTTGCAAAAAACTTGGTTCCTGGTGAAGAAGCTATTCCTGTACCAAGGAAAATACCAATCTCAAAATCTCCATTGGTTTCTAATCCTTCGCCAGTGACTAAATATTCACCAAGTTCTCTGATACCAgaaacagaaattaaaaaagaaataactgATGAAGAAGAAAAATTGGCTTCTCAGCCTGacagatcaaagataaatatatTCAAACGGATATCGAACAAATCAAAAGAAGAGAAAAGTTCTCCAGAGGTTGTCTCAGAAAAGGTACAGTCTGATTCTATGATCTCAAAGGAACAGAACTCGACACCAGATATGTCGAGTGAAactaaaacaaatgaaaatgtTAGAATAAAACCAGAAGAGACAGttgttaataataatgatactAGTGCTGTAGATTTGTCCAAGGAAATGGATTTGAGAGCTCATGAGGTTATCAGCATTGATGACGACTCCATGGATACCTATTCCCACCTACAAGCTAAACCAGGGATTGTAGACCATCCAAGTATATCAGTTAATAAATCATTGCAATTACCATATTCCAAAGATGTAGCTAGTGTCAgtccaaaaattaaaaaagaaaagaaacataaagataaaaaagataaagcTGCAAAATTGGAGGCAAAATTGCTCAAAAAACAACAACAGCAACTTGCTTATGAAATGGCACAAGCTGAAAAACCAAGTCCAAAACCATCAAAATCAAGTAGGCCAAAGAATGAATCTAAGGTGCCCCAAATGCCACCTGGATTCCCATTTTTCCCTGCAATGCCTTCAGGCAGGAACTTAATGCCTGGCCCTGGATTAATACCAAATCCTGGTCTTATACCTGGCAGTGAATTCCTTGCAGGTTTAGCTAATAATCCAGCATTAAGAGGTCTACCATCTTCTAGTTTACTTTCAAATCCATTTTCATTGGCTGCAGGTGGTCCTGGATTAATTCCTGGGTCCAGTTTTTTGCCTGGGAACCTAGGAGCTGGTATTCCCAATCCTCTTATGCAAATGAGTAATTATACCCATTCATCACGATCTTCATCAGTGAAAATACCGCCCATGTTGCGTCGACCCAGTCTAGAAGTAATTCCCGTCGATAATGATGAAGAAAGAGAGGTCTCTTTCCACCACAAGTCTCCTTTACAGTCGCGAGATAAAGATAGACATGACAAGCACAAATCTCCAACCATTCCAAATATTCTACAAAAACATAAGTCCAAATCTCATAAGGACCATAAGTCCAGTATATTCAAAATGCCTCCTGTGCAGCCTGATATTACAATTGAATTAAATCCTCCTAAATTGGAACCTGTTAGACAGGAACAACCAAGAGAGCCACCTGTACCAATACGATCCCCCACTCCCGAACCTGTCGAACCTCAGCTGAAACCTATACTGCCCTCAGAACCTATTGATATGCCTGCACCGGCACAAGTACCACAAGAGAAAGTACATGAACAttcagaaaagaaaaaagataagtcacacaaaaaagataaaaaagataaagatgGTATCAAAGTTAAAAAGAAGAAAGTAAAGAAGGACAAAAACAAGGATAAGTCTGAAAAGAAACGTGTTAAGGAAGAGAAACTCGAGAtgaaagagaaaaaagaaaaaaagaaaaaaattaagtcTGGTGATGGTTTGGTCCCCAAACTGACATTAAAGCTGGGCTCATCAAACTCGAATTCACCTATGCCTCCAATGCCTCCTAGCTCGCCTGATGTATTTAAGTTGAATATAAAACCTGTAGTTAAGAAGGAGGAAGAAGAAAGCTCACCTATGAAAGATGAACCATTGTCTCGTGAACACAGTCGCTCACCTGAACTTGCGCAAATATCCGCTCTCGTGACTAGGCCACCAAAGCCAAAACATTCGAAACAAAATCATATTACAGAAACTGAGGCTCAGTCATCCTCACCTCCCTCAGGAAGTTCTCCGCCGCGAAAAAATCGCCCTCCTTCTAGCCATTCCAAGTACAAGAGGATACTAATTAAGCCCTTATCAAAAAAAGGACACTTTGAAGATGATATGGCTTCAATGTCTGATGAACCAGCTGCTTCACAGCCTATTCCAACTACAGATAAGCCGATTGGGCCCCTTCCGACTCCTTATTATGTGGATGAACAAGGAAATAAAATTTGGGTATGCCCGGCTTGTGGCAGACCCGATAATGGCTCGCCAATGATCGGTTGCGACGGTTGCGATGGATGGTACCACTGGGTATGCGTCGGTATAACGGAAGAGCCAGGCGCGACGGAGGACTGGTTCTGCAAGTCGTGTCTCGCTAAGCGCACTGCTATGGTGCTGGCGGGAGTAACAACTTCTGGAAAGAAGCGGGGCAGGAAACCTAAAGGGGAAAAAGTCAGAGACTGTAATTAA
- the LOC126380562 gene encoding AFG3-like protein 2, which yields MWKGLRLTQSQLSKLHFSGYKLQPVGVPPLDSVLNQWYEFCKKPPKGFEKYFEPPTSKKQPKTPEKKDDSPAPSRSSPSKPGSTQDKWNMNMFSSTPGGGRGGGRGSYDGQDRERWMMLGAIGVVTLLGSIAYFELRYREISWRDFVNLYLNKGSVEKLEVINKKWVRVKLQSGAALDGKVIWFAIGSVDSFERNLENAQIEMSVDPPNFVPVIYKTEVETASLTGMLPTLLIIGFLIYMMRRSADMMGRGRKGGGFFGGVMESTAKLINPTDIGVKFRDVAGCEEAKIEIMEFVNFLKNPQQYIDLGAKIPKGALLTGPPGTGKTLLAKATAGEANVPFITVSGSEFLEMFVGVGPSRVRDMFSMARKHAPCILFIDEIDAVGRKRGGRSFGGHSEQENTLNQLLVEMDGFNTTTNVVVLAATNRVDILDKALLRPGRFDRQIFVPAPDIKGRASIFKVHLAPLKSTLNKENLARKMAALTPGFTGADIANVCNEAALIAARESANDITMKNFEQAIERVVAGMEKKSNVLQPDERKIVAYHEAGHAVAGWFLQHADPLLKVSIIPRGKGLGYAQYLPKEQYLYSKEQLFDRMCMTLGGRVSEELFFGRITTGAQDDLKKITQSAYAQIVHYGMNAKVGNVSFDVPQPGEMVIDKPYSEKTAELIDSEVRDLINSAHKHTTELLTKHKENISKVAERLLKQEILSRDDMIELLGPRPFPEKSTYEEFVEGTGSLEEDTTLPEGLKDWNKEKKSDKEPDSLPTATGASPANSKN from the exons ATGTGGAAAGGTCTAAGACTCACCCAATCGCAGCTATCAAAGCTACATTTCAGCGGTTACAAACTTCAGCCAGTCGGTGTACCACCCCTTGACTCTGTATTGAATCAGTGGTACGAATTCTGCAAGAAACCGCCCAAGGGGttcgaaaaatattttgaacCACCAACAAGTAAGAAACAACCTAAGACACCAGAGAAAAAGGATGACAGCCCCGCGCCTTCCAGAAGCTCGCCCTCTAAACCTGGCTCAACTCAAGATAAGTGGAATATGAATATGTTTTCTTCCACACCTGGGGGCGGTAGAGGTGGTGGTAGAGGTTCTTATGATGGTCAAGACCGAGAAAGATGGATGATGTTAGGAGCTATTGGTGTTGTAACATTACTTGGGTCAATTGCTTACTTTGAACTCAGATACAGAGAAATAAGCTGGAGAGACTTTGTGAACTTGTACCTCAACAAAGGCAGTGTTGAAAAATTAGAAGTTATTAACAAAAAATGGGTGCGAGTAAAACTACAATCTGGAGCCGCATTAGATGGCAAAGTTATTTGGTTTGCGATTGGTAGTGTAGATTCTTTTGAACGGAACTTAGAAAATGCGCAAATTGAGATGAGTGTTGACCCACCCAATTTTGTTCctgttatttataaaactgAAGTGGAGACGGCAAGTTTAACAGGCATGCTTCCAACTCTCCTTATAATTGGGTTTTTAATCTACATGATGAGAAGATCAGCAGATATGATGGGGAGAGGCCGTAAGGGAGGTGGATTTTTTGGTGGTGTCATGGAATCTACTGCAAAGCTTATAAACCCCACAGATATTGGTGTCAAGTTCAGAGATGTAGCAGGCTGTGAAGAAGCAAAAATTGAAATTATGGAATTCGTCAACTTCTTGAAGAACCCACAGCAATATATTGATTTAGGAGCTAAAATTCCTAAAGGAGCTCTACTCACAGGACCTCCTGGTACTGGCAAAACTCTTTTGGCTAAGGCAACTGCTGGTGAAGCCAATGTTCCTTTCATCACAGTATCGGGATCTGAGTTCTTAGAGATGTTTGTGGGTGTAGGCCCATCAAGGGTTCGAGACATGTTTTCTATGGCCCGCAAGCATGCTCCATGTATTCTATTTATTGATGAAATAGATGCTGTGGGTAGAAAAAGAGGAGGACGCAGCTTTGGTGGACATTCTGAACAAGAAAACACCCTTAACCAACTTTTGGTTGAAATGGATGGTTTTAATACAACAACAAATGTAGTTGTTTTAGCAGCTACTAATAGAGTGGATATTTTAGACAAAGCTCTTCTTAGGCCAGGTAGATTTGACAGGCAAATCTTTGTTCCTGCACCTGACATAAAGGGAAGAGCATCCATTTTCAAAGTACATTTGGCTCCACTAAAGTCAACTCTAAACAAGGAAAATTTGGCCCGTAAAATGGCTGCATTAACTCCAG GGTTTACTGGTGCAGATATTGCAAATGTGTGCAATGAGGCTGCCCTCATTGCGGCTAGAGAATCTGCTAATGACATTACAATGAAGAATTTTGAACAAGCAATTGAGAGAGTTGTTGCTGGGATGGAGAAAAAGTCCAATGTTCTCCAACCTGATGAAAGGAAAATTGTTGCGTACCATGAAGCAGGGCATGCTGTGGCTGGCTGGTTCTTACAACATGCTGATCCTCTACTGAAAGTTTCCATCATACCTCGAGGCAAAGGTCTTGGTTATGCTCAGTACTTACCTAAGGAGCAATATCTATACAGTAAAGAGCAATTGTTTGACCGTATGTGTATGACCCTTGGTGGCAGAGTAAGCGAAGAACTATTCTTTGGTCGAATCACCACAGGGGCTCAAGATGATTTAAAAAAGATTACACAAAGTGCATATGCTCAAATAGTGCACTACGGCATGAATGCTAAAGTAGGCAATGTGTCTTTTGATGTACCACAACCAGGAGAAATGGTTATTGATAAACCTTACTCAGAAAAAACTGCTGAGCTGATTGATTCTGAAGTGAGAGATTTAATAAATTCGGCACATAAACATACCACAGAATTATTGACAAAACATAAGGAAAATATATCCAAAGTTGCTGAAAGATTGTTGAAACAAGAAATTTTGAGTAGGGATGACATGATTGAATTACTGGGACCTAGACCATTCCCGGAAAAGAGCACTTATGAAGAATTTGTAGAAGGCACAGGTTCTTTAGAGGAAGACACAACATTACCCGAAGGCTTAAAGGATTGGAACAAAGAGAAAAAGAGTGACAAAGAGCCAGACAGTTTACCAACTGCCACAGGTGCATCGCCTGCAAATAGTAAAAACTAa